The proteins below are encoded in one region of Homo sapiens chromosome 8, GRCh38.p14 Primary Assembly:
- the SNAI2 gene encoding zinc finger protein SNAI2, with translation MPRSFLVKKHFNASKKPNYSELDTHTVIISPYLYESYSMPVIPQPEILSSGAYSPITVWTTAAPFHAQLPNGLSPLSGYSSSLGRVSPPPPSDTSSKDHSGSESPISDEEERLQSKLSDPHAIEAEKFQCNLCNKTYSTFSGLAKHKQLHCDAQSRKSFSCKYCDKEYVSLGALKMHIRTHTLPCVCKICGKAFSRPWLLQGHIRTHTGEKPFSCPHCNRAFADRSNLRAHLQTHSDVKKYQCKNCSKTFSRMSLLHKHEESGCCVAH, from the exons ATGCCGCGCTCCTTCCTGGTCAAGAAGCATTTCAACGCCTCCAAAAAGCCAAACTACAGCGAACTGGACACACATAcag TGATTATTTCCCCGTATCTCTATGAGAGTTACTCCATGCCTGTCATACCACAACCAGAGATCCTCAGCTCAGGAGCATACAGCCCCATCACTGTGTGGACTACCGCTGCTCCATTCCACGCCCAGCTACCCAATGGCCTCTCTCCTCTTTCCGGATACTCCTCATCTTTGGGGCGAGTGAGTCCCCCTCCTCCATCTGACACCTCCTCCAAGGACCACAGTGGCTCAGAAAGCCCCATTAGTGATGAAGAGGAAAGACTACAGTCCAAGCTTTCAGACCCCCATGCCATTGAAGCTGAAAAGTTTCAGTGCAATTTATGCAATAAGACCTATTCAACTTTTTCTGGGCTGGCCAAACATAAGCAGCTGCACTGCGATGCCCAGTCTAGAAAATCTTTCAGCTGTAAATACTGTGACAAGGAATATGTGAGCCTGGGCGCCCTGAAGATGCATATTCGGACCCACACATTACCTTGTGTTTGCAAGATCTGCGGCAAGGCGTTTTCCAGACCCTGGTTGCTTCAAGGACACATTAGAACTCACACGG GGGAGAAGCCTTTTTCTTGCCCTCACTGCAACAGAGCATTTGCAGACAGGTCAAATCTGAGGGCTCATCTGCAGACCCATTCTGATGTAAAGAAATACCAGTGCAAAAACTGCTCCAAAACCTTCTCCAGAATGTCTCTCCTGCACAAACATGAGGAATCTGGCTGCTGTGTAGCACACTGA